A single genomic interval of Fibrobacter sp. UWB4 harbors:
- the hemA gene encoding glutamyl-tRNA reductase has protein sequence MRKIYMAGMSHKVAEIAIREKFYIPMDVKTEALTHSPFDELLILATCNRTEVYVASDRGITDGELVRYVCGLARQDYDDFAKFFYFKSGDDVAHHVMNVCAGLDSVAMGEDQILHQIGRAYETAHQLNATGNTLNKLFQSAIHTTKRIKTETNLSKLSCNIPFLAMKQVQKTFDDLENRTVYIVGLGEMGSLMLKYVQENTTKIFASSKTFANAEKFADVLTPVKFEDRYDVLGKCDVVILCSACQEPIVTKDEFVKALQVAESAETVHSTRLIIDLGSPRNAEASIGELPGVEYVCVDDLEKIVSENRRLRMIELDAAQKILKEGLDEFLHWNRMDEVSKQIHLHAEKMLTTANEESEKLLRSMPELSEDDRHRIQMMYERFAKKMANDFLYKVKAENSPEDVQVFLKCLDSKSSHAVHDAESPRN, from the coding sequence ATGCGCAAAATTTACATGGCAGGCATGAGCCACAAGGTGGCTGAAATCGCGATTCGCGAAAAGTTTTATATCCCGATGGATGTAAAGACTGAGGCGTTGACGCATTCTCCGTTTGATGAACTTTTGATTTTGGCAACGTGTAACCGCACGGAAGTCTATGTGGCGAGCGACCGCGGAATTACGGATGGTGAACTCGTTCGTTATGTGTGTGGACTTGCCCGTCAAGACTACGATGATTTTGCGAAGTTCTTTTATTTTAAGTCGGGTGACGATGTTGCACACCATGTGATGAATGTGTGTGCCGGTCTTGATTCTGTCGCCATGGGTGAAGATCAAATTTTGCACCAGATTGGTCGTGCGTACGAGACGGCGCACCAGCTGAATGCAACGGGCAATACGCTGAACAAGCTTTTCCAGAGCGCCATTCACACGACAAAGCGCATTAAGACCGAGACGAACTTGAGCAAGCTCAGTTGCAATATTCCGTTCTTGGCGATGAAGCAAGTGCAGAAGACTTTTGACGATCTTGAAAATCGTACCGTGTACATCGTGGGGCTTGGCGAAATGGGTTCGCTGATGCTCAAGTATGTACAAGAGAATACGACCAAGATTTTTGCAAGTAGTAAGACTTTTGCGAATGCCGAAAAATTTGCGGATGTTCTCACGCCTGTGAAATTCGAAGATCGCTACGATGTGCTTGGAAAGTGCGATGTCGTGATTCTCTGTAGCGCTTGCCAGGAACCGATTGTCACGAAAGATGAATTTGTTAAGGCTCTTCAGGTCGCGGAATCTGCTGAAACAGTTCATTCAACGCGCTTGATTATTGATCTCGGTAGCCCGCGCAATGCTGAAGCTTCTATTGGCGAACTTCCTGGCGTTGAATACGTTTGTGTTGATGACCTCGAAAAAATTGTTTCTGAGAATCGTCGTTTGCGAATGATTGAACTTGATGCCGCACAGAAAATCTTGAAAGAAGGTCTTGACGAATTTTTGCATTGGAACCGCATGGATGAGGTATCCAAGCAAATTCATTTGCATGCCGAGAAAATGCTCACGACGGCAAATGAAGAATCTGAAAAGTTGTTGCGTTCCATGCCGGAACTTTCAGAAGATGACCGCCACCGCATCCAGATGATGTACGAACGCTTTGCGAAGAAAATGGCAAATGACTTTTTGTATAAAGTCAAGGCCGAAAATTCTCCCGAAGATGTGCAAGTGTTCCTGAAGTGCTTAGATTCGAAATCTAGTCACGCCGTACATGATGCGGAATCTCCTAGAAATTAG
- the hemC gene encoding hydroxymethylbilane synthase, which yields MSDLKLRIATRKSALALAQTTMAADAIVAANAANAETLTYELVSMTTEGDRRLDKSLASFGGKGVFIKELEIALLEGRADIAIHSLKDMPAEVLPQFKLAAVLKREDPRDAFLSRGGAAGVRFMDLPAGARVGTGSIRRVVQLKALRPDLEYVPIRGNIQTRIGKLAELDGVVLAAAGLKRMGLADQVTEYFSTEQMLPASGQGILAIETLNDETAQETRNSRRTDIVQILARANDVATFCIASAEMSYLKALNAGCQFPVASFAEFISDDSAEDRGTCGALEENARTLKIRGIYWDEKSSRLLRAENSGAIDLNSADSVQQAKNLGVELACAIQKQL from the coding sequence GTGAGTGACTTGAAATTACGTATCGCAACGCGCAAGAGTGCATTAGCTTTGGCGCAAACCACGATGGCGGCAGATGCTATTGTCGCTGCGAATGCTGCGAACGCAGAAACGCTGACATATGAACTTGTCTCCATGACAACCGAAGGCGACCGCCGTTTGGACAAGTCGCTGGCAAGCTTTGGCGGCAAGGGTGTGTTCATCAAGGAACTCGAAATTGCGCTCCTCGAAGGTCGTGCGGATATTGCGATTCACAGCTTGAAGGATATGCCAGCCGAAGTGCTGCCGCAGTTCAAGCTTGCAGCAGTCCTCAAACGCGAAGACCCGCGAGATGCTTTCCTTTCACGTGGTGGTGCTGCTGGGGTCCGCTTTATGGATTTGCCGGCTGGCGCTCGCGTCGGTACGGGAAGTATTCGTCGTGTAGTACAGCTCAAAGCGCTCCGCCCGGATTTGGAATATGTGCCGATTCGCGGAAACATCCAGACTCGCATTGGAAAGCTTGCAGAACTTGATGGCGTTGTGTTGGCGGCTGCGGGTCTTAAGCGCATGGGCCTTGCTGACCAAGTAACGGAATATTTTAGCACGGAACAAATGCTCCCTGCTAGCGGTCAGGGAATCCTTGCGATTGAAACGTTGAATGATGAAACTGCTCAAGAAACGCGCAACTCTCGTCGTACGGACATTGTGCAAATTCTCGCTCGTGCAAATGATGTTGCGACATTCTGCATTGCCTCTGCTGAGATGTCGTATTTAAAGGCTCTCAATGCAGGGTGCCAATTCCCGGTGGCTAGCTTCGCTGAATTTATTTCTGATGATAGTGCTGAAGATCGCGGCACTTGTGGCGCACTCGAAGAGAATGCGCGGACCTTGAAAATCCGCGGCATCTACTGGGACGAAAAGTCTAGCCGTCTGCTCCGTGCAGAAAATTCGGGTGCAATTGATTTGAACTCTGCGGACTCTGTCCAACAAGCCAAGAATTTGGGCGTTGAACTCGCTTGTGCAATTCAAAAACAATTGTAA
- a CDS encoding CMP deaminase: MNSSRSKLRDEVYTQMMCAQARLSKDQNTQMGAVLVSADGRVISTGYNGAPAGFDDDTVPYTREKQLLAYDLLDADSGELLSHHEFEANKYPFMVHAEINALHYARGKVPPGSKLYVIGFPCERCSLDISLSGVAEVFVTKDDYDPKSTLNNSRDTAYYMFAQAGIIVTLCGKRIKPVVSKPEKK, from the coding sequence ATGAATAGTTCTAGATCAAAGCTCCGCGACGAAGTCTATACGCAGATGATGTGTGCCCAGGCACGCCTTTCCAAAGACCAAAATACCCAAATGGGTGCCGTTCTTGTGAGCGCCGACGGGCGCGTTATCAGCACGGGATACAACGGCGCTCCCGCCGGATTTGACGACGACACCGTTCCGTACACGCGCGAAAAGCAACTTCTCGCTTACGACTTGCTAGACGCCGACTCAGGCGAGCTTTTGAGCCACCATGAATTCGAAGCGAACAAGTATCCGTTCATGGTCCACGCCGAAATCAACGCGCTCCACTATGCCCGCGGTAAGGTTCCTCCGGGTTCCAAGCTTTACGTGATTGGTTTCCCGTGCGAACGCTGCTCTTTGGACATCAGCCTTTCGGGCGTTGCCGAAGTGTTCGTGACCAAGGACGATTACGATCCGAAGTCCACGTTGAACAACAGCCGCGACACGGCTTACTACATGTTCGCACAGGCAGGAATTATCGTGACGCTTTGCGGCAAACGGATCAAGCCTGTTGTGTCAAAGCCTGAAAAGAAGTAA
- the cobA gene encoding uroporphyrinogen-III C-methyltransferase, with translation MENSNHFGKVYLIGAGPGDPGLLTVRGKSILEKADVVVYDRLVSPGVLSLCNPKAKMVDVGKMPTHHKVKQSEINKLLVKFALEMPGATVARLKGGDPFVFGRGGEEALELVAAGVEFEVVPGVTSAIAVPAYAGIPVSHRGIATSFHIITGHEKEVDSRKSEVGSDSVILSEVRSTKSKDPSQNLSLDFENLAKCQGTLIFLMGIANMDFIARRLIECGKDPKTPLAFIEKGTTPNQRTVMATLETAGETIVRENVTAPAITIMGGVVELGKTLAWKKNLPLSGKRLVVTRAAKQSSGITARLTALGAEVIETPMIETRSLGKPQTVCHPERSTVGAESKDPGLQGSVDFKSLANFDILAFTSTNGVESFFKQLFAAGYDVRVLAGKKIASVGKITEKKLLEFGIRCDYVPEDHTGEGLGLLLRDVVDKCEHVILSEERSSESKDLVESRILLLQGNLADDTLLKLLPKATRWTVYETLPVAELPDWKREAIASADAIVFASSSAVENFSSVIPAASSVIPAKAGISFDLCPHTSFCIGRMTEASAKKHGFETITSDETTMDSLVKKIVEYYTMGENA, from the coding sequence ATGGAAAATTCGAATCATTTTGGCAAAGTTTATTTGATTGGCGCGGGCCCGGGCGATCCTGGACTTTTGACCGTGCGCGGAAAGTCGATTCTTGAAAAAGCCGATGTTGTGGTTTACGATCGTTTGGTTTCACCAGGCGTACTCTCGTTATGTAATCCGAAAGCAAAGATGGTGGATGTGGGCAAAATGCCGACGCACCACAAGGTGAAACAGTCCGAAATCAATAAGCTCTTGGTAAAATTTGCACTTGAAATGCCGGGTGCGACTGTTGCGCGTTTGAAGGGCGGCGACCCGTTTGTGTTCGGTCGTGGTGGCGAAGAGGCTTTGGAACTTGTCGCTGCAGGCGTCGAATTTGAAGTTGTGCCGGGCGTGACCTCTGCCATTGCTGTGCCTGCCTATGCGGGCATTCCCGTGAGCCATCGTGGAATTGCAACAAGTTTCCATATCATCACCGGGCATGAAAAAGAAGTAGACAGTAGGAAGTCGGAAGTAGGAAGTGATTCTGTCATCCTGAGCGAAGTGCGTAGCACGAAGTCGAAGGATCCAAGCCAGAATCTCTCGCTAGACTTTGAAAATCTCGCGAAGTGCCAGGGAACGCTCATCTTTTTGATGGGCATTGCCAATATGGACTTTATCGCACGTCGTTTAATTGAGTGTGGCAAAGACCCGAAGACTCCGCTTGCATTTATCGAAAAAGGGACGACCCCGAACCAGCGTACCGTTATGGCTACGCTTGAAACAGCGGGGGAGACCATTGTCCGTGAAAATGTGACGGCACCCGCAATTACGATTATGGGTGGAGTAGTTGAACTTGGTAAAACTCTTGCGTGGAAAAAGAATTTGCCGCTTTCGGGCAAGCGTTTGGTTGTAACGCGAGCTGCAAAGCAATCTAGTGGGATTACTGCTCGACTGACAGCCCTTGGTGCCGAAGTCATCGAAACTCCGATGATCGAAACGCGTTCTTTGGGAAAGCCACAAACCGTGTGTCATCCTGAGCGGAGCACCGTAGGTGCGGAGTCGAAGGATCCAGGCTTGCAAGGTTCAGTCGATTTCAAATCTCTCGCGAACTTTGACATTCTCGCTTTCACAAGTACGAATGGTGTTGAAAGCTTCTTTAAGCAGTTGTTCGCTGCGGGTTATGATGTGCGCGTCCTTGCGGGCAAGAAAATTGCGAGCGTAGGGAAGATTACCGAAAAGAAGTTGCTTGAATTCGGCATCCGCTGTGATTACGTTCCCGAAGACCACACTGGCGAAGGTCTTGGCTTGTTGTTGCGTGACGTGGTTGACAAGTGCGAGCATGTCATCCTGAGCGAAGAGCGTAGCTCGGAGTCGAAGGATCTAGTAGAGTCTCGTATTCTTCTTTTGCAAGGCAATCTCGCAGACGATACTTTGCTCAAACTCTTGCCGAAAGCAACTCGTTGGACGGTTTACGAAACGCTTCCGGTCGCTGAACTCCCGGATTGGAAACGTGAAGCCATCGCCAGTGCCGATGCCATCGTCTTCGCTAGCTCCAGCGCCGTCGAGAATTTTAGCAGTGTTATCCCTGCGGCCTCATCTGTCATCCCCGCGAAGGCGGGGATCTCCTTTGACCTTTGCCCCCATACGTCTTTCTGCATAGGTCGCATGACTGAAGCTTCCGCGAAAAAGCATGGCTTTGAAACGATCACCTCAGACGAAACGACGATGGATTCCCTTGTGAAAAAAATTGTGGAATATTACACGATGGGGGAGAATGCTTAA
- a CDS encoding NAD(P)-dependent oxidoreductase — protein MKAILIIAHHCILPGAYKGFEEILDRLHHDLPGTRVASTSLLDLENDLRTLLREDVESVTLLPYLLLNGQHSKNDVPRVVAKLQAEFPQIPITLLPCLGDWKEFSSMVVAGVRSAQNACTCAPLSSWSHECGDRIHSERAHSSNLFSIELNLEGRNVLVVGGGRIALRKVKTLIPTGAHITVVAPQFDPEFNALCCHSERSEESSCFSNSASVEPSSITLKQRPYEPLDLRCVFMVFICTDQPAVNAQVSNDARARRILVNNACDYLDGDFIVPARMDFGENIAVTVSTQGRAPSLAKKLKQKIQTEWADDLEQIEKDFNCSF, from the coding sequence ATGAAAGCCATTCTTATTATCGCTCATCATTGCATTTTGCCAGGTGCGTACAAAGGATTCGAAGAAATCCTCGACCGCTTGCATCATGATTTGCCCGGTACGCGCGTGGCGAGCACGAGTTTGTTGGATTTGGAAAACGACCTCCGTACGCTTTTGCGCGAAGATGTGGAATCGGTGACGCTTCTGCCGTATTTGCTGTTGAACGGTCAGCATTCCAAAAACGATGTGCCGCGTGTTGTTGCAAAATTGCAGGCTGAATTCCCGCAAATTCCGATTACGCTTCTGCCTTGCCTTGGCGATTGGAAAGAATTTTCGAGTATGGTGGTTGCTGGAGTCCGCTCCGCTCAGAACGCGTGTACTTGTGCCCCTTTGTCATCCTGGAGCCACGAATGTGGCGATAGGATCCACTCAGAGCGAGCCCATAGCTCAAACCTCTTTTCCATCGAGTTGAATCTTGAAGGGCGTAACGTTCTCGTTGTGGGCGGTGGCCGCATTGCACTCCGCAAGGTGAAAACGTTAATCCCGACAGGTGCTCACATCACAGTAGTCGCTCCGCAATTCGACCCCGAATTCAATGCGCTTTGTTGTCATTCTGAACGAAGTGAAGAATCCAGTTGTTTCTCGAATTCAGCATCTGTAGAACCCTCTTCTATCACACTAAAACAGCGCCCGTACGAACCGCTTGACTTACGTTGCGTTTTCATGGTATTCATTTGTACCGATCAGCCCGCTGTCAATGCGCAAGTTTCTAACGATGCCCGCGCTCGTCGCATTCTCGTGAATAACGCTTGCGATTACCTCGACGGCGATTTCATTGTGCCTGCCCGCATGGACTTTGGCGAAAACATTGCCGTGACCGTCTCCACGCAGGGCCGCGCTCCCTCGCTCGCGAAAAAGCTCAAGCAGAAAATCCAGACCGAATGGGCCGATGACCTTGAGCAAATTGAAAAAGATTTTAATTGTTCTTTTTAA
- a CDS encoding DNA cytosine methyltransferase, which translates to MKSIELFAGGGGLALASSLSGFRHSFLVEWDKDSAKTLAHNFSGLNLRSSSSIFNGDIQSINFSDYSGKIDLLSGGPPCQPFSIGGKSKAYNDRRDMFPEAARALSEIKPKAFVFENVRGLLRKNFSKYFNYILLQLTYPEISKRENQTWEDHLAILEKHQTSRSFYNGLKYNVVFRLVNAADYGIPQKRERVFIVGFRSDIKGNWSFPETTHSKESLEYSKYVTGDYWKRHSLPFQRKSDCTLMIPFENGKKPWVTVRDALSDLLDNKVNGKIIPNHVIQPGAKQYVGHTGSSLDEPSKTIKAGAHGVPGGENMIILDDGSVRYYTVREAARIQTFPDTYEFPCSWTESMRQIGNAVPVQLGKIVIDSVARMLKNARI; encoded by the coding sequence ATGAAATCAATAGAATTGTTTGCTGGTGGTGGTGGTCTTGCTTTGGCGTCATCTTTATCAGGTTTTAGACATTCTTTTCTTGTTGAGTGGGATAAAGATTCTGCGAAGACTCTTGCGCATAATTTTTCTGGTCTCAATTTACGTTCATCTTCATCTATATTCAATGGTGATATTCAGTCTATAAATTTTTCTGATTATTCAGGGAAAATAGATTTATTGTCTGGAGGACCTCCATGCCAACCCTTTTCAATTGGAGGAAAGTCCAAAGCTTATAATGACAGACGTGATATGTTTCCTGAAGCAGCCCGAGCCTTATCAGAAATCAAGCCCAAAGCTTTTGTTTTTGAGAATGTTCGAGGATTATTGCGAAAAAATTTTTCAAAGTATTTTAATTATATACTTCTGCAATTAACTTATCCTGAAATAAGTAAACGAGAAAATCAAACGTGGGAAGATCATCTTGCTATTTTAGAGAAACATCAAACAAGTCGTTCTTTTTATAATGGGTTGAAGTATAATGTTGTGTTTAGATTAGTTAATGCTGCGGATTATGGTATCCCTCAAAAGCGAGAACGTGTTTTTATCGTTGGTTTTCGAAGTGATATTAAGGGTAATTGGAGCTTCCCCGAAACAACGCATTCTAAAGAATCTCTTGAGTACTCCAAGTATGTGACAGGAGATTATTGGAAAAGACATTCGTTGCCTTTTCAGAGAAAAAGTGATTGCACATTAATGATTCCTTTTGAAAATGGAAAGAAACCTTGGGTCACTGTTCGAGATGCCCTTTCAGATTTGTTAGATAACAAGGTGAATGGAAAAATAATTCCAAATCATGTTATTCAACCAGGTGCTAAGCAATATGTGGGGCATACCGGAAGTTCTTTGGATGAACCTTCTAAAACGATAAAAGCCGGTGCTCATGGTGTTCCTGGTGGTGAGAATATGATAATTCTTGATGACGGGTCTGTCCGTTACTATACAGTTCGTGAAGCTGCTAGAATACAGACCTTTCCAGATACTTATGAATTTCCATGCTCATGGACAGAAAGCATGCGACAAATAGGTAATGCAGTGCCTGTTCAGTTAGGTAAAATTGTCATAGACTCTGTTGCAAGGATGTTAAAAAATGCAAGAATCTAA
- a CDS encoding Eco29kI family restriction endonuclease, translating into MQESKIFNPLDKENLGKSVSSAILSQPVYSLSDLKEFVGAGVYAIYYKGSFPLYKKLSKKNQSEYLWPIYAGKAVPQGARKGNLVLDSLSGKDLFKRLNEHRKSIEASENLEIKDFYCRYLIVDDIWIPLGESVLIQQTKPLWNNVIDGFGNHDPGSGRGKQLRSPWDMLHPGREWAKKLPVGKSVSEIEQSVNDFFNANF; encoded by the coding sequence ATGCAAGAATCTAAAATATTTAATCCGCTAGATAAGGAAAATTTAGGGAAAAGCGTATCTTCAGCCATTCTTTCGCAACCTGTTTACTCGTTGTCTGATTTGAAAGAATTTGTTGGTGCTGGTGTATATGCTATTTACTATAAAGGATCTTTCCCTTTGTACAAAAAACTTTCAAAGAAAAATCAATCTGAATATCTTTGGCCTATATATGCTGGAAAGGCTGTTCCTCAAGGTGCTCGAAAGGGCAATTTAGTTTTAGATTCTTTGTCGGGAAAAGATTTATTCAAAAGATTAAATGAACATCGCAAATCTATTGAAGCTTCTGAAAATTTAGAAATAAAAGATTTTTATTGTAGGTATTTGATTGTTGATGATATTTGGATACCTCTTGGGGAATCTGTTTTAATACAGCAGACTAAGCCTCTTTGGAATAATGTTATTGATGGATTTGGAAATCATGATCCTGGTAGTGGTCGCGGGAAACAATTGCGTTCTCCATGGGATATGCTTCATCCCGGAAGAGAATGGGCAAAAAAGCTGCCCGTTGGTAAATCAGTGTCCGAAATTGAACAGTCTGTTAACGATTTTTTTAATGCCAATTTCTAA
- the hemB gene encoding porphobilinogen synthase, with protein sequence MIIRPRRLRRNEVIRNMVAETAVNPDALVYPMFVVEGTGIKEEIPSMPNQFRFSIDEILKELESCVALGIKSILLFGIPNHKDEMATSAYDNDGIVQRAVRAIKAKFPNLYVITDVCLCEYMSHGHCGIIKDGDVDNDPTLELLAKTAVSQVAAGADMVAPSDMMDGHITALREALDNAGFTNTPIMGYSAKFASAYYGPFRDAADSAPHFGNRKSYQMDVRNGREALHEVELDLEEGADIVMVKPGLAFLDVLRQTAEISNVPVAVYNVSGEYSMVKAAAKMGWIDEKSIIRENMIAFKRAGADIIITYHAKEILENKIL encoded by the coding sequence ATGATTATTCGTCCTCGCCGTTTACGTAGAAATGAAGTTATCCGCAACATGGTTGCAGAAACTGCTGTGAATCCCGATGCCCTCGTTTACCCGATGTTCGTGGTTGAAGGAACGGGAATCAAAGAAGAAATTCCGTCCATGCCGAACCAGTTCCGGTTCTCGATTGATGAAATCTTGAAGGAACTCGAAAGCTGTGTTGCGCTTGGCATCAAGTCTATTTTGCTGTTCGGTATTCCGAATCACAAGGACGAGATGGCGACTTCGGCATACGATAACGATGGCATTGTGCAACGAGCCGTGCGCGCTATCAAGGCAAAGTTCCCGAATTTGTATGTGATTACGGACGTGTGCCTTTGCGAATACATGAGCCATGGTCATTGCGGCATCATTAAGGATGGCGATGTGGATAACGATCCGACGCTTGAACTTTTGGCAAAGACTGCGGTCTCTCAGGTGGCAGCCGGTGCAGACATGGTGGCTCCGAGTGACATGATGGACGGTCACATCACGGCTCTCCGCGAAGCTCTTGACAATGCTGGCTTTACGAATACGCCGATTATGGGTTACAGTGCAAAGTTCGCAAGCGCTTATTACGGCCCGTTCCGCGATGCGGCTGATTCCGCTCCGCATTTTGGCAACCGCAAGAGTTACCAGATGGATGTGCGCAATGGTCGCGAAGCGCTCCATGAAGTAGAACTCGATCTTGAAGAAGGTGCAGATATCGTGATGGTAAAGCCTGGCCTCGCATTCCTCGATGTGCTTCGCCAGACGGCTGAAATCAGTAATGTGCCAGTTGCTGTGTATAACGTAAGTGGTGAATATTCGATGGTCAAGGCCGCTGCAAAAATGGGCTGGATTGATGAAAAATCGATTATCCGTGAAAACATGATTGCGTTCAAGCGAGCCGGTGCCGATATCATCATCACGTACCACGCTAAAGAAATCTTGGAAAATAAAATTCTGTAA
- a CDS encoding mechanosensitive ion channel family protein translates to MKEFDLFLKNLGVSNALAQDIIEIAIVLVAIVIVLAIIKFILSFAIKKGADESVKPLLYSLFSYAIYIVGLLMILHILGVNTAGIVTVIGAASLAIGLALKDTLGNIASGILLLFLHPFRASDYIECGSLKGKIVGVGLFNTTLISLDGLYVSAPNSTLWGSPIINYSRNPTRRLDLSFGIDYADSAEKAMNEMKLLVDNDPDVLKNPAPAFFVSALEDSSVAVNLRIWVNTSKYWDMRCKYMKQVKERFDEVGISIPFPQRVVHIVKEG, encoded by the coding sequence ATGAAAGAATTTGATTTGTTCTTGAAAAATCTTGGCGTTTCAAATGCTCTTGCTCAGGACATCATTGAAATTGCGATCGTGCTTGTTGCTATCGTCATTGTTTTGGCGATTATCAAGTTTATTCTTAGTTTTGCCATTAAGAAGGGCGCTGACGAGTCGGTAAAGCCGCTACTTTATTCGCTATTCTCTTATGCGATTTATATTGTCGGCTTGCTCATGATTCTGCACATCCTCGGTGTGAACACTGCTGGAATCGTGACGGTGATCGGTGCGGCATCTCTTGCTATCGGCCTTGCTTTGAAAGATACGCTTGGCAACATAGCTTCGGGAATCCTCTTGCTATTCCTCCATCCGTTCCGTGCTTCGGACTATATTGAATGTGGTTCCTTGAAGGGAAAAATTGTGGGCGTGGGCCTTTTCAACACGACGCTTATTTCGCTGGATGGTCTTTACGTTTCTGCTCCGAATAGCACTTTGTGGGGTTCGCCGATTATAAACTACAGCCGTAATCCGACTCGCCGTTTGGATTTGTCTTTTGGCATTGATTACGCTGATTCTGCGGAAAAGGCGATGAACGAAATGAAGCTGCTTGTCGATAATGATCCCGATGTTTTAAAAAATCCGGCTCCAGCATTCTTTGTCTCTGCGCTTGAGGATAGCTCGGTGGCGGTCAATTTGAGAATTTGGGTTAATACATCTAAGTATTGGGATATGCGTTGCAAGTACATGAAGCAAGTCAAGGAACGATTTGACGAAGTCGGTATTTCCATCCCGTTCCCGCAGCGCGTGGTACATATCGTTAAGGAAGGATAG
- the hemL gene encoding glutamate-1-semialdehyde 2,1-aminomutase: protein MNHSLSEKLFAEAKTLMPGGVNSPVRAFSNVGATPPFIKRAKGSHIYDVDGNDYIDYVGSWGPMLLGHAHDAVIKAVADTAQNGLSFGAPCGLESELAKLVMSLVPSVEMIRMVNSGTEATMSAIRAARGFTGRDKIVKFEGCYHGHSDSLLIKAGSGMLTTGKPSSKGVPADLAKYTLTLQYNDVAGVKELFDKIGDEIAGVIVEPVAGNMGVVPAKPEFLQTLSEETKKHGALLIVDEVMTGFRVGIHCAQGLYGIKPDLTTFGKIIGGGMPVGAYGGRLDVMQQIAPLGGIYQAGTLSGNPVAMAAGLATMRELSTHPEHYVHAESMTKRLIAGLKTAATEAGIPLATNQVGSMGCIFFTEGPVTCFADVQKSDLELFRRYFLGMLDEGFYFAPSQFEAIFVSAAHTEDEIDRTIEAARKVFKAL, encoded by the coding sequence ATGAATCACTCTTTAAGCGAAAAGTTGTTTGCAGAAGCAAAAACGCTCATGCCGGGTGGCGTGAACAGTCCTGTACGTGCGTTTAGCAATGTGGGGGCGACGCCTCCGTTTATCAAGCGAGCCAAGGGCAGCCACATTTACGATGTGGATGGCAACGACTACATTGATTACGTGGGCAGCTGGGGCCCGATGCTCCTGGGCCATGCGCACGATGCTGTAATTAAGGCGGTTGCCGACACGGCTCAGAATGGACTCAGCTTTGGCGCTCCGTGTGGCTTGGAATCGGAACTCGCGAAGCTCGTGATGAGCCTTGTGCCGAGCGTCGAGATGATTCGCATGGTGAACAGTGGAACCGAAGCGACGATGAGTGCAATTCGTGCGGCTCGCGGTTTTACGGGTCGCGATAAGATTGTGAAGTTCGAAGGTTGCTATCACGGCCATAGCGATAGCTTGCTCATCAAGGCGGGCTCGGGAATGCTCACGACGGGCAAGCCGAGCAGCAAGGGTGTGCCTGCGGACTTGGCAAAGTACACGCTCACGCTCCAGTACAACGATGTGGCGGGCGTTAAGGAACTTTTCGACAAGATTGGTGACGAAATCGCAGGTGTGATTGTAGAACCGGTGGCTGGCAACATGGGCGTTGTCCCTGCGAAGCCGGAGTTCTTGCAGACGCTTTCTGAAGAAACTAAAAAGCATGGCGCTTTGCTCATTGTCGATGAAGTCATGACCGGTTTCCGTGTCGGCATCCATTGTGCACAAGGTCTCTATGGCATTAAGCCGGATCTCACCACGTTCGGTAAGATTATCGGCGGTGGCATGCCGGTGGGCGCATATGGCGGCCGCTTGGACGTGATGCAGCAAATTGCGCCGCTTGGTGGAATTTACCAGGCGGGCACACTTTCGGGCAATCCGGTCGCGATGGCGGCAGGTCTTGCAACGATGCGTGAACTTTCAACGCATCCTGAACATTACGTGCATGCCGAATCCATGACAAAACGCTTGATTGCAGGGCTTAAGACCGCTGCAACCGAAGCGGGCATTCCGCTTGCGACAAACCAGGTCGGTTCCATGGGCTGTATCTTCTTTACCGAAGGGCCGGTCACATGCTTTGCCGACGTGCAAAAGTCCGACTTGGAACTCTTCCGCCGTTACTTCCTTGGAATGCTCGATGAAGGATTCTACTTTGCGCCGAGCCAGTTTGAAGCCATCTTCGTGAGCGCCGCTCACACCGAAGACGAAATCGACCGCACCATTGAAGCCGCTCGAAAAGTGTTTAAAGCGCTGTAG